TTTGTAAGACGGTGCTACTACTACTTCCACTTCCGCTCCCCCCATCCGCTGCACGCTCCCTCTCTCCACGATCCCGATCTGATCCGCTTTCGGAACGTCGAGAATTCTGATGTGAAGGTGTGCTGGGCTGGCGGGAAAGCTGACCGTTCTTCTCATCTGAGTGACAAGTGGTAAAATCAGGGCAAGAAGATGTGACACAAACCAGCTACTGGtatatgtagtgtgtgtgtctgtgtatgtgtgtgtgtgtgtgtgtgtgtgtgggactcaCCAGCCAGTGCCTGCACAGAAGGCTGATCATGAGTGCTCAGGAGCTGAGCCTGAATGGTTTCCACCACTCTTTTGAATCTGCGACTGGGacctgagaggacagaggataAACTCACCAGTCATTTCAGGCTGCCCTGGTTGAaagagcattttttaaaaacaaaattcaaacgaatgcatttaaactgaaaacacacactaaaacctAAAATGTAGTATGAATTTGCCTAAAATACCATTTATTCCAAGATCATTTTAAACTTGTAATAACCGTTTTTgtcacttgggggcagtggaaacaaacTGTGTTTCTGGTCACCTGGTGAAATATACATCCTTTTAGTTCTGTTACTGATCATCAGAAGAAACTACCGACCATCATGAGGTTTGTCCACAAAGGtgcttttttttgcaaaaaagtcaaaatcagtGACACAGGGGCTACGTTGGGACTAATACCGCCTGTAAATGCCCTTCTAATGATATAATAGAAACTACTGTGGCCAAATAATTTTGAATGACTGAAtttacagacatgaaagtgatatcaatcttctAATCTACCTCAGCCTAATTCAGTGAGAGAAATAGCTGCAAGTCACAACCAGAATTCATTAAAGCTATCATGGGGCATAAATTACGTGGACACCCACTTATCCTGTGCAAGGGAGGAGGGGGCTTGAACGTATTCCAGCGCAAGTTGGGACAGAAGCAGGGAACACCCTGAAAAGGTCTATCATGGTTTTTGAGAGAGCTaatacatacagacagacaactATATATAATTCTGTCCACAGCTACTGCAACTGTGGCTAtacttttatttcataaaaGCATTATCCTTATTTAGCCATACTTCAGCCTAAAATTTATTGTTTAGATGTAAAATTGCTCAGTGAGTGGGTTTGTAATTTAAAAGACTACAAAAGTATGGTCACTTCCATGACATCCATTTATTATTTAGTATTCTAGGTTATCTTcagctctcactctctttctgtctatctCCCTTTAAACATATTCTTCTACCTGTTATTAGAGTGAAGGTGACGCTGTAGAtgcccatctctctctttccttccctctcggctcgttccctctgtctctccctctcaccctcAGAGAAAGCGATGTCCACCTACCCATAAGGACCCATAAAAAGGATTTTCACATTAAAGTCAGCAATTTCAGAATAATCTGATGgtgtacatttctgtttgtacatttctgtttgtgaaaacatgaaccattaCAGTTGATACTATCACTAAGGTGTACCAAAGTTAGtcacaaaaataactttttaaaataaactaaaccgctcatacatatacatatggaTAAGTATACATATAGATATATGTACACAGAGATTTTAGAGTATTAAAAATGAAGCAATACTTGGAACTTGACAGGCTTCTGGAAGACAGAGGGGCCGCCGGTGGACTTGTACTCTGCCCGGAAACTGTTCTGAGACACCACACTGTGGCTGAGGGAGGGGATCTGGAGAGGCAAAAGAAAAGGGTGACACTCAGCtgaaaagataaagataaactTCTAAATCTTTCATTTCATAAATGGTAAATAAAGTAATGCCAGCAGTCACTGAGGCTTATCTAAGCTTCCAAGCTAGTACTCACAGAGAGAAAGGCATGGACGATGTCAGCCTTGATAGAGCTGAGCGGCTTGTCtctaatcaaaacaaagatctgCTCCTCTTTTTCCAGGCTGATGAAGTTACCGAACCAGGACCTCTTGGCCAGTCTGCGAACAAACCAGTATTTCATAGGTGATTTTGCTGATAGTGCTTTGAGTGAACTAACACTAAGCTGCATTACAGGACAGATAAAATAAGTCGCTaaacttaattttaatttaatttcacataAAATGATACAGAGATACAGGGAAATTACTTAAGCTGGcacaagaaaatacaaagtCAGAAAGTAAACCTGCAATAAGTGCAAACTGTGCTAACAAATAATGGTAGCCAACAGCTGCctttttacacatccagcagatgtgGTGCAGCATTTATttagagtcatgtttctggccgGCTCATGAATCCTAAtccagtattcactctccttttagctttgTTGGTTTCTACTAACTCCTCGGTAAAAATATTGagaaatgctaaaaaaaaaattcctgtttTGAAACAAAGCTGAAGAGGCGGTTTGTACTGCGACTATGATCAAGCCAATCTCTgccaaaatgaaagcaaatgaaagGAGATATCAAATTGAGTTCACTTTCAACCCAGGAAACAGTAGCTGAAATCTCTGTTCTAGATCTTGAAACCACCAATTAGATGGAAAATagagaaagacaaactgagACTTCTGTTTACTTACTCTGGACTGGACTCTGGAGTCAAACTGGACATGTCCTCTGATGTAGGgactaaagaaaaagaaaaagagatgagagggaTGAAATAGGAAAAGGGCAGTGAATCTTGATGACAGGCCCTAATTCAGTTGCCCTAATTACAAATGATCACAGAGTCAGACATTACTCAACACAGCCACAGGCTGAAGGCGGGGACCTCTGATAATTATTATAGATTCTATCTTTAATACAAATGCAGAATAGGATAAATGTGATTGTTGTGAGTTAAGTTCTTTAAGTTCACacttgtggggaaaaaaatgttgcttctATACACAGCTAGAAAACTAATTTATTGAGTGCAGCATTATCTCAGCTAATTCATTAGTTCATTCACTCTGTGTTCAGCTTCACTCACCTTGCAGTTTGCGCCGATGGAAGCGCGGTGAGCCCAGCAGGTTGTTTTTGAATGAGTTGAGCCTTGTTCTCCAGTGGGCGGAGCTTGAGGCGGCCATCCCGCCACTGCCGCCCGGGCTTGAGGGCGGGGTCAGCGACAGAGAGGCCCCTCCAGCTCCGTCCGCTCTGGAAGAAGAAGATgacgaggaagaagagggaggggtggTGGAGGAAGGGTGCTGGATTTGGTGCACAGGCGTGCCCAGTGGAGTGGGCAGAGGTGAGCCCTGTGGCGTGACCTGCGAAACAGGAGGAGGGGTGGCAGAGGAGTTAGAGGACGCATGGGTGTTCTTGGACTTgaagacagatggagaggggaAGTTGAAGAAGCGTGGGATGGGGGATAGGAGCGGGGACGGAGACGGGGAAGGGGAACTTGGAGTCTGAAGAGGGAGGGACTTCATGGAGTGAAGCTGGGGCCGCTCAGCAGGGCCCTTTGAGGGTAGGGTCTGGGTTTTTGGGTCAGGCGCTGGGCGGGTAGGCCGAGAGGTGGTGGCACTTCCTGGTTTGGGGTCtttggaggaggaagcagaggtggaggtgacttctgattggctgaaagtgAAGACCGGGCTCTGAtgggcagacagagagatatggggagaaggagggagagagggatggacaGAAAGTAATGGTCATGAATTATGATTCATGGACACAAGTCCTCAACAGCCTCAGTCATATGTACCAAATGGAATTTAAATCTGATGTTATgtatagttgtgtgtgtgtgggtgtgttagtCTCGTTCAGTGACCCCATCCATGTCAACATGTGTATACAGACTTTTGCAGGAGGCAGCACAGTGTGTCCATGAAATGAGAATGTGCATGGCTGACAATGTGACAGTATGATGGAAAGGCATGACTAACAGTGACAGCGTGAGCCAGAGAGATTAGAGGAGAACGATCATCACAGGATATTTGATTTGTGCTTTTTAAGGCCAAAAGTGATAATGATATATTGAAACTGCTGataatatatatgtttttactATAATGTCTATATACTGTGAATGTTCAATGTGAAAAGACTGGAAAGACGGGCATGACACTATCAATCCACACaatataccacacacacacggagcaaACACATTCTGGCTTAGTTATACTAATAAACACTATGGTGCCTTCAAGAAACTGTGATGAAATGATTTCCAAATTATTGCAAGTTAACAGATAAAGCTATTTTTAACTGTGGTTATGGATACATGATGCAGCAAGGTCTGAGGCAACAACTAGTTCTTAACTATCAGAATCACAAAAGAATCATGATCACGCTAAATAATGCACACTGGAGAATACTGGCAGTAACCCAAAGGTTGCTTCTGCATGTGACTGAAATGCTTCCTTCACTGTGGTGCTCACAGAAGTAGGTAAAGGTTAGTGAAAGGGGTAGAACAGAGAGGGTAGAATAGAGTGGAGCGATGTTCTTACCCTGGGACTGCTGAGAGGACTGGAGGACAGACCTGTGGATGCTCCGCTGACTGAACGAGATCTTTTGAAGACAGAAACAAGCAACAAGAGTCACTGAGTTGAACAGGACATTCAGGTGCAGCAATCAATAGATTGTTCAGTACATTGCGATCTTAAGGTAAATATTGCTATTCCAGTGTGTGATTGTGATATTGATTTGACTTCTGCACACAATTCAATCAGCTATAAAAATGTCATGATACATCAGTGTTGGTTCGCACCTCTGACTGTGTGCATTAGTGTCCAGAGCTCTGCGAGGTGGGGTGGGAGACCCCTGATCTGTGACACTGAGGACTTCCAGGCTCTTCCTCTCTGGACGACAGCGGCCATGACGTGTCAACATAGGGGAGTCCACACGCTTCCTGGGTGGGTCTTGGAAGAGAGAAATTTTAGTCGAAAAGAATAGAAAATGGAAGTGGAAAAACTGTTTCCATCTATAAAAAGTtccaaagtttaa
The window above is part of the Toxotes jaculatrix isolate fToxJac2 chromosome 18, fToxJac2.pri, whole genome shotgun sequence genome. Proteins encoded here:
- the brsk1b gene encoding serine/threonine-protein kinase BRSK1 isoform X2, with protein sequence MSSKELTVGQSSQYVGPYRLEKTLGKGQTGLVKLGVHCITGQKVAIKIVNREKLSESVLMKVEREIAILKLIEHPHVLKLHDVYENNKYLYLVLEHVSGGELFDYLVKKGRLTPKEARKFFRQIISALDFCHSHSICHRDLKPENLLLDEKNNIRIADFGMASLQVGDSLLETSCGSPHYACPEVIRGEKYDGRRADVWSCGVILFALLVGALPFDHDNLRQLLEKVKSGVFHMPHFIPPDCQALLKGMIEVNPDKRLTLEAIQKHPWYQGGRNEPCPEQPPPRRVCVKRIVSLTELDPDVLESMYSLGCFRDRVKLTQDLTSEEENQEKMIYYLLLDRKERYPSCEDEDLPPRNDIDPPRKRVDSPMLTRHGRCRPERKSLEVLSVTDQGSPTPPRRALDTNAHSQRSRSVSGASTGLSSSPLSSPRSPVFTFSQSEVTSTSASSSKDPKPGSATTSRPTRPAPDPKTQTLPSKGPAERPQLHSMKSLPLQTPSSPSPSPSPLLSPIPRFFNFPSPSVFKSKNTHASSNSSATPPPVSQVTPQGSPLPTPLGTPVHQIQHPSSTTPPSSSSSSSSSRADGAGGASLSLTPPSSPGGSGGMAASSSAHWRTRLNSFKNNLLGSPRFHRRKLQVPTSEDMSSLTPESSPELAKRSWFGNFISLEKEEQIFVLIRDKPLSSIKADIVHAFLSIPSLSHSVVSQNSFRAEYKSTGGPSVFQKPVKFQVDIAFSEGERERQRERAEREGKREMGIYSVTFTLITGPSRRFKRVVETIQAQLLSTHDQPSVQALADEKNGQLSRQPSTPSHQNSRRSESGSDRDRGERERAADGGSGSGSSSSTVLQRRGSGKDKTRLLSSSNGTQSQP
- the brsk1b gene encoding serine/threonine-protein kinase BRSK1 isoform X3, producing MSSKELTVGQSSQYVGPYRLEKTLGKGQTGLVKLGVHCITGQKVAIKIVNREKLSESVLMKVEREIAILKLIEHPHVLKLHDVYENNKYLYLVLEHVSGGELFDYLVKKGRLTPKEARKFFRQIISALDFCHSHSICHRDLKPENLLLDEKNNIRIADFGMASLQVGDSLLETSCGSPHYACPEVIRGEKYDGRRADVWSCGVILFALLVGALPFDHDNLRQLLEKVKSGVFHMPHFIPPDCQALLKGMIEVNPDKRLTLEAIQKHPWYQGGRNEPCPEQPPPRRVCVKRIVSLTELDPDVLESMYSLGCFRDRVKLTQDLTSEEENQEKMIYYLLLDRKERYPSCEDEDLPPRNDIDPPRKRVDSPMLTRHGRCRPERKSLEVLSVTDQGSPTPPRRALDTNAHSQRSRSVSGASTGLSSSPLSSPRVRTSPVFTFSQSEVTSTSASSSKDPKPGSATTSRPTRPAPDPKTQTLPSKGPAERPQLHSMKSLPLQTPSSPSPSPSPLLSPIPRFFNFPSPSVFKSKNTHASSNSSATPPPVSQVTPQGSPLPTPLGTPVHQIQHPSSTTPPSSSSSSSSSRADGAGGASLSLTPPSSPGGSGGMAASSSAHWRTRLNSFKNNLLGSPRFHRRKLQVPTSEDMSSLTPESSPELAKRSWFGNFISLEKEEQIFVLIRDKPLSSIKADIVHAFLSIPSLSHSVVSQNSFRAEYKSTGGPSVFQKPVKFQVDIAFSEGERERQRERAEREGKREMGIYSVTFTLITGPSRRFKRVVETIQAQLLSTHDQPSVQALADEKNGQLSRQPSTPSHQNSRRSESGSDRDRGERERAADGGSGSGSSSSTVLQRRGSGKDKTRLLSSSNGTQSQP
- the brsk1b gene encoding serine/threonine-protein kinase BRSK1 isoform X1 — its product is MSSKELTVGQSSQYVGPYRLEKTLGKGQTGLVKLGVHCITGQKVAIKIVNREKLSESVLMKVEREIAILKLIEHPHVLKLHDVYENNKYLYLVLEHVSGGELFDYLVKKGRLTPKEARKFFRQIISALDFCHSHSICHRDLKPENLLLDEKNNIRIADFGMASLQVGDSLLETSCGSPHYACPEVIRGEKYDGRRADVWSCGVILFALLVGALPFDHDNLRQLLEKVKSGVFHMPHFIPPDCQALLKGMIEVNPDKRLTLEAIQKHPWYQGGRNEPCPEQPPPRRVCVKRIVSLTELDPDVLESMYSLGCFRDRVKLTQDLTSEEENQEKMIYYLLLDRKERYPSCEDEDLPPRNDIDPPRKRVDSPMLTRHGRCRPERKSLEVLSVTDQGSPTPPRRALDTNAHSQRSRSVSGASTGLSSSPLSSPRVRTSPVFTFSQSEVTSTSASSSKDPKPGSATTSRPTRPAPDPKTQTLPSKGPAERPQLHSMKSLPLQTPSSPSPSPSPLLSPIPRFFNFPSPSVFKSKNTHASSNSSATPPPVSQVTPQGSPLPTPLGTPVHQIQHPSSTTPPSSSSSSSSSRADGAGGASLSLTPPSSPGGSGGMAASSSAHWRTRLNSFKNNLLGSPRFHRRKLQDSLPFSYFIPLISFSFSLVPTSEDMSSLTPESSPELAKRSWFGNFISLEKEEQIFVLIRDKPLSSIKADIVHAFLSIPSLSHSVVSQNSFRAEYKSTGGPSVFQKPVKFQVDIAFSEGERERQRERAEREGKREMGIYSVTFTLITGPSRRFKRVVETIQAQLLSTHDQPSVQALADEKNGQLSRQPSTPSHQNSRRSESGSDRDRGERERAADGGSGSGSSSSTVLQRRGSGKDKTRLLSSSNGTQSQP
- the brsk1b gene encoding serine/threonine-protein kinase BRSK2 isoform X4, whose product is MSSKELTVGQSSQYVGPYRLEKTLGKGQTGLVKLGVHCITGQKVAIKIVNREKLSESVLMKVEREIAILKLIEHPHVLKLHDVYENNKYLYLVLEHVSGGELFDYLVKKGRLTPKEARKFFRQIISALDFCHSHSICHRDLKPENLLLDEKNNIRIADFGMASLQVGDSLLETSCGSPHYACPEVIRGEKYDGRRADVWSCGVILFALLVGALPFDHDNLRQLLEKVKSGVFHMPHFIPPDCQALLKGMIEVNPDKRLTLEAIQKHPWYQGGRNEPCPEQPPPRRVCVKRIVSLTELDPDVLESMYSLGCFRDRVKLTQDLTSEEENQEKMIYYLLLDRKERYPSCEDEDLPPRNDIDPPRKRVDSPMLTRHGRCRPERKSLEVLSVTDQGSPTPPRRALDTNAHSQRSRSVSGASTGLSSSPLSSPRVTPQGSPLPTPLGTPVHQIQHPSSTTPPSSSSSSSSSRADGAGGASLSLTPPSSPGGSGGMAASSSAHWRTRLNSFKNNLLGSPRFHRRKLQVPTSEDMSSLTPESSPELAKRSWFGNFISLEKEEQIFVLIRDKPLSSIKADIVHAFLSIPSLSHSVVSQNSFRAEYKSTGGPSVFQKPVKFQVDIAFSEGERERQRERAEREGKREMGIYSVTFTLITGPSRRFKRVVETIQAQLLSTHDQPSVQALLVCVTSSCPDFTTCHSDEKNGQLSRQPSTPSHQNSRRSESGSDRDRGERERAADGGSGSGSSSSTVLQRRGSGKDKTRLLSSSNGTQSQP